A portion of the Sphingobacterium spiritivorum genome contains these proteins:
- a CDS encoding DUF4139 domain-containing protein produces the protein MKIETTITTALFCLLAITGANAQQSKIVKADLKDVTLYINSAELNHHANLILPIGTSEIVFTHVANGIDENSIQIGTSPDVTVMSVRAAQNYIQTDVKTDAYLKAEQAYQKEEDIFKTLQNQKSTEESVLKLLESNQKIAGTNGNTTVLELSKMADYYKTKYLEVKNNISALEDKITKQKQILEKVQIQLNEVKGQNTGSGGQLIVQVLNNKAGNQPFDVTYQSPNASWYASYDLRAANTSSPLQIIYKANVTQLTGVDWKQVHLTLATGSPTQYGMVPTLQPWSLYYQSNMQPGYSAQLRGRVAGIALDENRLEEVVVVNDKKAKAKSSISAYTQQVENQLNTTFDIAIPYDIASNGKPHSVSLKEYSHTANYTYTAVPRLDPTVYLMAELTDYEKLNLMPGAANIMFENMMVGKTTINPNNTSDTLKLSMGRDKMISIKRDKVNDLSQTKVFGGSKKQSFVYEISIKNNKKNGETILLEDQFPISTDKSMEITLDDDGAAEVNRETGILRWKVTVPSGTTKKVRFGYTIKYPKDKQLNIY, from the coding sequence ATGAAGATCGAAACAACCATAACAACAGCTCTTTTTTGTCTGTTAGCAATCACAGGAGCAAACGCACAACAATCAAAAATTGTTAAAGCAGATTTAAAAGATGTCACGCTGTATATAAATTCAGCTGAACTCAACCATCATGCGAATCTGATATTACCCATAGGTACAAGTGAAATTGTATTTACACATGTAGCCAATGGAATAGATGAAAACAGTATACAGATCGGCACGTCGCCGGACGTCACTGTTATGTCTGTACGTGCGGCCCAAAATTATATACAGACAGATGTAAAAACAGATGCTTACTTAAAAGCCGAACAGGCTTATCAAAAAGAGGAAGATATCTTCAAAACATTGCAGAATCAGAAGTCTACGGAAGAAAGTGTTCTGAAGTTATTGGAGAGTAATCAGAAAATCGCCGGAACCAATGGCAATACGACTGTGCTGGAACTTTCCAAAATGGCAGACTACTACAAAACCAAATACCTGGAAGTAAAGAATAACATTTCAGCTTTGGAAGATAAGATTACAAAGCAGAAGCAAATATTGGAAAAAGTCCAAATTCAGCTCAATGAGGTAAAAGGCCAGAATACAGGTTCAGGCGGACAGCTTATTGTACAGGTATTAAATAATAAAGCAGGCAACCAACCCTTTGATGTGACGTACCAAAGTCCGAATGCTTCATGGTATGCGTCCTATGATTTGCGTGCTGCAAATACAAGTTCACCTTTACAGATCATATACAAAGCAAATGTCACCCAGCTCACAGGTGTGGATTGGAAACAGGTACATCTTACATTAGCAACAGGAAGTCCGACTCAATATGGAATGGTACCTACATTACAACCCTGGTCTCTCTATTATCAATCCAATATGCAGCCAGGTTACTCTGCTCAACTCAGAGGAAGAGTAGCGGGCATCGCACTGGATGAGAATAGGCTTGAGGAAGTGGTAGTCGTGAATGATAAAAAAGCAAAAGCGAAAAGCAGTATCAGTGCTTATACGCAACAAGTCGAAAATCAACTTAATACCACTTTCGATATTGCTATTCCATATGATATTGCTTCTAATGGTAAACCGCATAGTGTTTCCCTGAAAGAATACAGCCATACGGCTAATTATACATATACGGCTGTTCCCCGTCTGGATCCGACAGTATATCTGATGGCAGAGCTTACAGATTATGAAAAATTGAATCTGATGCCGGGAGCCGCAAACATCATGTTTGAAAATATGATGGTGGGTAAAACAACGATCAACCCTAACAATACATCGGATACCCTGAAATTAAGTATGGGCAGAGACAAAATGATCAGCATCAAACGGGATAAAGTAAATGATCTGTCACAGACAAAAGTATTTGGAGGTAGTAAAAAACAAAGCTTCGTATACGAGATAAGCATCAAAAACAATAAGAAAAACGGTGAAACGATCCTGCTGGAAGATCAATTCCCGATCTCAACAGATAAATCTATGGAAATCACACTGGATGATGACGGTGCTGCAGAAGTAAACAGAGAGACAGGAATTCTCAGATGGAAAGTAACCGTTCCTTCGGGTACAACCAAGAAAGTCAGATTTGGATACACGATCAAATATCCGAAAGACAAGCAACTAAATATTTATTAA
- the feoB gene encoding ferrous iron transport protein B yields MKSPIIALLGNPNVGKTSLFNKITKLHQKVGNYPGITVEKREGTVSYANQTYRVIDLPGTYTLFPNSLDEEIVFNTLHNKQGNNFPDLVVVVSEPTHLKRSIVLYQQARELGLPAIFVMNMIDEAKTKGIHIDLPKLEQYLQTKVYQTNARTGEGINEVIKQFKFIPGNYFGSLAIDEQFHAALDEAKKLFPLETEYSTWQFLAQNNVDFLSNDKRAALNDIRLRYNLDTAMLQKSESLIRHKLIDEKLQDIISYNHQEKKSITHGIDRILLHPLWGYVIFFGLLFLMFQAIFAWASPLMDFIDETFASLSAYVQELLPAGPVTGLLTDGIIAGIGGIVIFVPQIAILFLFISLMEETGYMSRVVFLMDRWLRPFGLNGKSVIPLMSGAACAVPAIMSARNIENSKERLITMLVTPFMTCSARLPIYIVIIGLVIPETKFLGFNIQGITLFALYILGVVSALGSAWLLSKMLKSKHKTFLIFELPTYKLPDWRNVAMNVWEKSSGFIINAGKIILAMSIILWVLGSFGPGKFNRAEEIVNQQYPDASEEELENHIKSFELENSFLGILGTTIEPAIAPLGYDWKMGIGLISSFAAREVFVSTMATVYALGDTDDESTIQGQMRKEINRNTGLPAYNFASGISLLLFYAFAMQCMSTIAIVKKETGSWKLTLLQTGLMTGLAYIAAFIAYQLLK; encoded by the coding sequence ATGAAGTCCCCTATAATAGCCCTGCTAGGGAATCCCAATGTTGGTAAAACATCCCTATTCAACAAAATCACAAAGTTACATCAAAAAGTCGGAAATTATCCCGGTATTACAGTAGAAAAACGTGAAGGAACGGTTAGTTATGCAAACCAAACCTATCGTGTTATCGATCTACCCGGAACCTACACGCTGTTTCCCAATTCTCTGGACGAGGAAATTGTATTCAACACCTTACATAACAAGCAAGGAAACAATTTTCCGGATCTGGTTGTAGTGGTGAGTGAGCCTACACATCTGAAACGATCCATCGTACTCTATCAACAAGCCAGAGAACTTGGTTTACCTGCTATTTTTGTAATGAATATGATCGACGAAGCCAAAACAAAAGGCATACACATCGATCTGCCAAAGTTAGAGCAATATTTACAGACTAAAGTTTATCAAACAAATGCCCGGACCGGGGAAGGTATAAATGAAGTCATCAAACAGTTTAAATTTATACCGGGAAATTATTTTGGAAGTTTAGCCATTGATGAACAGTTTCATGCTGCACTGGATGAAGCCAAAAAACTATTTCCGCTGGAAACAGAATATTCCACCTGGCAGTTTCTGGCCCAAAATAATGTAGACTTTTTATCCAACGACAAAAGAGCAGCATTAAATGATATACGTTTGAGATATAATCTTGATACGGCTATGCTGCAGAAAAGTGAATCTCTGATCCGGCATAAACTGATTGATGAAAAGTTACAAGATATTATATCCTACAATCATCAGGAGAAAAAAAGTATCACACATGGCATCGACCGTATATTATTACACCCGCTGTGGGGTTACGTTATTTTCTTCGGCCTTCTTTTCTTAATGTTTCAGGCCATATTTGCATGGGCATCTCCGCTGATGGATTTTATTGATGAGACATTTGCTTCTCTTTCTGCATACGTTCAGGAATTGCTTCCTGCCGGACCTGTTACAGGCCTTCTTACAGATGGTATCATTGCCGGTATAGGTGGTATCGTTATTTTCGTTCCGCAGATTGCTATCTTATTTCTGTTTATCTCATTGATGGAAGAGACAGGATATATGAGCCGTGTTGTTTTTCTTATGGACAGATGGTTGCGTCCATTCGGACTTAACGGTAAATCCGTTATTCCGCTTATGTCCGGAGCTGCCTGTGCTGTTCCCGCTATCATGTCTGCAAGAAATATTGAAAACAGTAAAGAACGGTTAATCACTATGCTGGTCACTCCTTTTATGACCTGTTCTGCCAGACTGCCGATCTACATAGTTATCATAGGACTTGTTATTCCGGAAACCAAATTTTTAGGATTCAACATTCAGGGTATTACTTTATTTGCGCTATACATCCTTGGTGTAGTCAGTGCGTTAGGTTCAGCCTGGTTATTAAGCAAAATGCTGAAGAGCAAACATAAGACCTTCCTGATTTTTGAATTACCGACCTATAAACTTCCTGACTGGAGAAATGTAGCCATGAATGTATGGGAAAAATCTTCCGGTTTTATTATCAATGCAGGTAAGATCATTCTTGCCATGTCCATTATTCTCTGGGTATTAGGAAGCTTCGGCCCCGGAAAATTCAATCGTGCAGAAGAAATAGTAAATCAGCAATACCCTGATGCTAGCGAAGAAGAACTGGAGAATCATATCAAATCCTTTGAGTTGGAAAACTCCTTTTTAGGTATATTAGGTACAACGATAGAACCGGCTATTGCACCATTAGGCTATGACTGGAAGATGGGTATAGGTCTGATTTCTTCCTTTGCGGCCCGTGAAGTATTTGTCAGTACGATGGCCACTGTTTACGCCCTTGGTGATACAGATGACGAATCTACCATACAAGGACAGATGCGTAAAGAGATCAACAGAAATACCGGATTGCCGGCATACAATTTTGCATCCGGAATTTCGTTATTACTTTTTTATGCCTTTGCTATGCAATGTATGAGTACCATTGCTATCGTTAAAAAAGAAACAGGTTCCTGGAAACTGACTCTTTTACAAACAGGACTCATGACAGGACTTGCATATATAGCAGCATTCATCGCTTATCAACTTTTAAAATAG
- a CDS encoding ferrous iron transport protein A: protein MQHNNSLDKLKKGERAKILSYTSTDIPAKFFEIGFLPGIDIEIKHIAPFNGPICVNILQNNALIALRKSEAKHIIVEK from the coding sequence ATGCAGCACAATAATAGCTTGGATAAATTAAAAAAAGGCGAAAGAGCAAAAATACTTAGTTACACTTCTACAGATATCCCTGCCAAATTCTTTGAAATCGGCTTTCTTCCGGGTATCGATATTGAAATAAAACATATTGCTCCGTTTAATGGTCCAATTTGTGTCAACATTCTTCAGAATAACGCCCTTATTGCATTACGCAAATCCGAAGCTAAACATATAATTGTCGAGAAATAG
- a CDS encoding MarR family winged helix-turn-helix transcriptional regulator, translating into MKIEEELKVRQFKSEWHKVTVNLVFTANKLTEILEKRAEKQQITLQQFNALRILRGQYPNPATNNLLKSRLLTNTPDISRLMDRLVAKDLISRCKSSGDKRSVDLLITDKGLQVLEELEEVMLLNDILPKNFKEKDCEKLSDLLDKLRGSLCSGEE; encoded by the coding sequence ATGAAGATTGAGGAAGAATTAAAAGTCAGACAGTTCAAAAGCGAGTGGCATAAAGTGACGGTTAATCTTGTTTTTACTGCGAATAAATTGACCGAAATTCTGGAAAAGCGCGCTGAAAAGCAGCAGATTACTTTGCAACAATTTAATGCACTGCGTATTCTTCGTGGTCAATATCCGAATCCGGCAACCAATAATCTGCTGAAAAGCCGGTTGTTAACAAATACTCCGGACATTTCCAGACTGATGGATCGTCTGGTGGCAAAGGATCTGATCTCCAGATGTAAAAGTTCAGGAGATAAGAGATCCGTGGATTTGCTGATCACGGACAAGGGATTACAGGTATTGGAAGAACTGGAAGAGGTTATGCTGCTTAATGACATCCTGCCAAAGAATTTTAAAGAAAAGGATTGTGAAAAACTAAGTGATCTGCTGGACAAACTGAGAGGATCACTCTGTTCGGGTGAAGAATAG
- a CDS encoding ZIP family metal transporter produces the protein MSATLIIAILFISALSSGIAVFFVKRDNTSNLKLILSFSGAYLFAITVLHLIPHVYQASNTDPGIIGLYVLGGFLFQLVLEQFSQGIEHGHIHNHGHQAFPIGIMISLCLHAFLEGMPLASAHQSELVFGIAIHHIPAAFALGSLLLNTKLTKTKISVFIIIFAAMTPLGFLLSKGISAGEVGNIQLYFDKIMAVVIGIFLHISTTILFESGSADHHHFNKKKMIAVALGVAVSLFNFLFDSHDHGDHQGHDHTEQHDHPH, from the coding sequence ATGAGCGCAACCCTTATCATAGCAATTTTATTTATTTCCGCTTTATCCAGCGGAATCGCTGTCTTTTTTGTCAAAAGAGACAACACCAGCAACCTCAAACTGATACTTTCCTTTAGCGGGGCTTATCTGTTTGCGATCACTGTACTCCACCTGATACCACATGTATATCAGGCGTCCAATACCGACCCCGGGATTATCGGGCTTTATGTACTTGGTGGCTTTTTGTTTCAGCTTGTACTGGAACAATTTTCTCAGGGTATAGAGCACGGGCACATCCATAATCACGGACATCAGGCATTCCCTATCGGAATCATGATAAGTCTGTGTCTGCATGCTTTTCTGGAAGGAATGCCTTTAGCATCCGCCCATCAGAGTGAGCTGGTATTTGGCATTGCGATACATCATATTCCTGCAGCTTTTGCTTTGGGAAGTTTATTGCTAAACACCAAACTGACCAAAACAAAGATTAGTGTGTTCATCATTATTTTTGCAGCAATGACTCCTCTGGGATTTTTATTAAGCAAAGGTATCAGTGCAGGAGAAGTAGGAAATATTCAATTGTATTTTGATAAAATCATGGCCGTAGTTATTGGTATATTCTTACACATTTCTACGACAATACTATTTGAATCAGGTTCGGCAGATCATCATCATTTCAATAAGAAGAAAATGATTGCTGTTGCTTTGGGTGTGGCCGTATCACTGTTCAATTTCTTATTTGACAGTCATGATCATGGCGATCATCAAGGTCACGATCATACTGAACAGCATGATCATCCGCATTAA
- a CDS encoding phosphatase PAP2 family protein produces MIQQLIEIDQAIFLAINQGLSNPFFDWLLPILRNPYTWAPLYLFLVIFFIKTYGKMGILIVVFTLANFGISDAVSSHLIKKTVKRVRPCNDIEFKEEVNIRVRCGSGFSFTSSHATNHFAMAFFWIVLFRRKWKHTLWLAITWATLISVSQIYVGVHYPFDVLCGALLGICIGLLTGNLFKKLRPDFFNSTSPITE; encoded by the coding sequence ATGATTCAACAACTTATTGAAATTGACCAGGCTATCTTTTTAGCCATTAATCAGGGACTTAGTAATCCCTTTTTTGACTGGTTACTTCCTATTCTCAGAAACCCATATACCTGGGCTCCTTTATACTTATTCCTGGTGATCTTTTTCATTAAGACATATGGAAAAATGGGGATTCTGATCGTGGTTTTTACACTTGCAAACTTTGGTATTTCGGACGCTGTTTCTTCTCATCTTATTAAGAAAACGGTGAAACGTGTACGTCCGTGTAATGACATTGAATTCAAAGAAGAAGTCAATATCCGGGTCAGGTGTGGCTCCGGTTTTAGCTTTACTTCTTCGCATGCCACCAATCACTTTGCAATGGCCTTTTTCTGGATTGTACTTTTCCGCAGAAAATGGAAACATACACTTTGGCTGGCTATTACCTGGGCGACGCTAATCAGTGTATCCCAAATATATGTCGGTGTACATTATCCATTTGATGTCCTCTGTGGGGCACTTCTGGGAATTTGCATCGGATTACTGACCGGAAATCTGTTTAAAAAACTGAGGCCGGACTTTTTTAATTCGACTTCTCCAATAACTGAATGA
- the glmM gene encoding phosphoglucosamine mutase has product MTLIKSISGIRGTIGGRSGEGLTPIDIVKFTAAFGKIIVKKSGNNKIVVGRDARISGEMVSNLVIGTLQSIGIDVIDLGLSTTPTVEIAVPKENAGGGIILTASHNPGQWNALKLLNDKGEFINDAEGKEVLSLGESLDFDFAEVEQLGKVEKNDSYLQKHIDDVLALDLVDVEAVRNANFKVAVDAVNSTGGLFIPALLDALGVKTVYKIHCEPNGQFPHNPEPLKEHLTDLSKAVIENAADLGIAVDPDVDRLVFMMEDGELFGEEYTLVAVADYILQHTKGNTVSNLSSTRALRDVTVQHGGEYFAAAVGEVNVVTKMKEVNAVIGGEGNGGVIYPASHYGRDALVGVAIFLTHLARLGKKVSEYRAELPQYYMSKNKITLTPELDIDNLLAKMEEKYKHEDHSTIDGLKIDFANEWVHLRKSNTEPIIRIYSEGPTAAAAEAIAQKIIREIEEIIK; this is encoded by the coding sequence ATGACATTAATAAAATCAATATCAGGCATTAGAGGTACAATCGGCGGTCGGTCAGGAGAAGGTCTGACTCCGATTGACATAGTTAAATTTACAGCTGCATTTGGCAAAATCATTGTCAAAAAAAGCGGAAATAATAAAATTGTTGTCGGACGCGATGCCCGTATTTCGGGAGAGATGGTTAGCAATCTTGTGATCGGCACCTTACAAAGTATCGGTATTGATGTGATAGATCTGGGGTTGTCAACGACACCTACAGTAGAAATAGCTGTTCCGAAAGAGAATGCAGGAGGAGGAATTATTCTGACTGCGTCTCACAATCCGGGACAATGGAATGCATTGAAGTTATTGAATGATAAAGGAGAATTTATCAATGATGCTGAAGGCAAAGAAGTCCTGAGCCTGGGTGAAAGTCTTGATTTTGACTTTGCAGAAGTAGAACAATTAGGCAAGGTTGAAAAGAATGATTCGTATCTGCAAAAACATATAGATGATGTATTGGCATTGGATCTTGTGGATGTAGAAGCGGTACGTAATGCTAATTTTAAAGTTGCCGTGGATGCGGTGAACAGCACCGGAGGATTATTTATTCCCGCATTACTGGATGCATTGGGAGTAAAGACAGTATATAAAATTCATTGCGAGCCAAACGGACAATTTCCACATAATCCGGAACCTCTTAAAGAACATCTGACAGATCTTTCCAAAGCTGTTATAGAAAATGCTGCTGATCTGGGTATCGCTGTGGATCCGGATGTAGATCGTCTGGTATTTATGATGGAAGACGGAGAGCTGTTTGGAGAAGAATATACTTTAGTGGCCGTTGCAGATTATATTTTACAGCATACAAAAGGCAATACGGTATCTAATCTTTCATCTACACGTGCACTACGTGATGTGACCGTCCAACATGGTGGTGAATATTTTGCAGCTGCTGTAGGTGAAGTGAACGTGGTGACCAAAATGAAAGAAGTGAATGCAGTGATTGGTGGAGAAGGGAATGGCGGAGTCATTTATCCGGCATCTCACTACGGTCGTGATGCATTGGTCGGAGTGGCTATCTTCCTGACGCATCTGGCCAGATTAGGTAAAAAGGTGTCCGAGTATCGTGCTGAACTGCCTCAGTATTATATGTCTAAAAATAAAATCACATTGACACCAGAATTAGATATTGATAATCTGCTGGCAAAAATGGAAGAAAAATACAAACACGAAGATCATTCGACTATCGATGGACTGAAGATTGATTTTGCCAATGAATGGGTACATCTCCGTAAATCTAATACCGAACCTATTATTCGGATTTACTCCGAGGGTCCGACAGCAGCTGCTGCAGAAGCAATTGCACAGAAGATAATTCGGGAGATTGAAGAAATTATTAAATAA
- a CDS encoding RtcB family protein, translating into MTQRINGNDLLALGYKENYSLGTALKINKKRLGFSREEMLNRYKEILGDPEAFLNDPIFSPLAQVLIDENNIPADDTIPLIEDPKDYEIYGSEQIEDGAKHQMNIAMKLPVTVAGALMPDAHQGYGLPIGGVLAVKNAVIPYGVGVDIGCRMALSVYDIPADKLTENKEIFQKELLDNSRFGAGHGFLKYQRSDHAVLDNILFDEHPLISTLKDKAWSQLGTSGGGNHFVEFGIIEFKEADTTLGIQAGTYVALLTHSGSRGLGATIAAHYTKIAKELCKLPYSASNLAYLDLNSEAGQEYWMAMNLAGDYASACHEIIHTKMAKALGATVLAKVENHHNFAWKEKWHEEEVIVHRKGATPAGKGVLGIIPGSMTAPGFLVRGKGEQNAINSASHGAGRQMSRTQAIKTLSKKAWKEMLTDHGVTLLGAGMDEAPMAYKNIHTVMEAQTDLIDVLATFSPKIVRMADDGSRED; encoded by the coding sequence ATGACACAACGAATTAATGGCAATGATTTACTTGCCCTGGGATATAAAGAGAACTATTCATTAGGTACAGCGCTCAAAATCAACAAGAAAAGATTAGGATTTAGCAGAGAGGAAATGTTAAACCGTTATAAAGAAATTCTGGGAGATCCGGAAGCTTTTCTGAATGACCCTATTTTTTCTCCGCTGGCTCAGGTGCTGATAGATGAAAACAATATACCTGCCGACGATACGATTCCATTGATTGAAGATCCAAAAGATTACGAGATTTATGGTTCAGAACAAATCGAGGATGGGGCCAAACATCAAATGAATATTGCGATGAAACTACCTGTAACAGTAGCAGGTGCCCTGATGCCCGATGCGCATCAGGGATACGGTCTTCCGATTGGCGGTGTACTTGCTGTAAAAAATGCGGTTATCCCTTACGGTGTAGGAGTAGATATAGGTTGCCGAATGGCTTTATCTGTTTACGATATACCTGCTGACAAGCTAACGGAAAATAAAGAAATTTTTCAGAAAGAGCTGCTTGACAATTCCCGCTTTGGTGCGGGACACGGATTTTTAAAATATCAGCGAAGCGATCACGCTGTACTGGACAATATTTTGTTTGACGAACATCCTCTGATCAGTACGCTCAAGGATAAAGCCTGGTCTCAATTAGGAACTTCAGGTGGAGGCAACCATTTTGTAGAATTCGGAATTATTGAATTCAAAGAAGCTGATACCACATTAGGAATACAGGCTGGTACTTATGTCGCTTTACTGACGCACTCCGGATCACGTGGTCTTGGTGCAACGATTGCCGCACATTACACAAAGATTGCTAAAGAGCTATGTAAATTACCGTATTCAGCGAGCAACCTTGCTTATCTTGATCTGAACAGTGAAGCCGGACAGGAATACTGGATGGCGATGAATCTTGCCGGGGATTATGCTTCTGCCTGCCACGAGATCATCCACACAAAAATGGCTAAAGCACTAGGCGCAACAGTATTGGCGAAGGTAGAAAATCACCATAATTTTGCCTGGAAAGAGAAATGGCATGAAGAAGAGGTCATTGTACACCGAAAAGGAGCAACTCCTGCAGGTAAGGGGGTACTGGGGATTATCCCGGGATCAATGACTGCACCCGGATTTCTGGTAAGAGGAAAGGGAGAACAAAACGCTATTAATTCTGCTTCCCACGGAGCAGGACGTCAGATGTCACGTACACAAGCCATCAAGACTTTATCTAAAAAAGCATGGAAAGAAATGCTAACAGACCACGGTGTAACGTTACTGGGAGCCGGAATGGATGAAGCGCCAATGGCTTATAAAAATATCCATACTGTGATGGAAGCACAGACAGATCTGATCGATGTGCTGGCTACCTTTTCACCAAAAATCGTTCGAATGGCTGATGACGGGAGCCGCGAAGACTAA
- a CDS encoding helix-turn-helix transcriptional regulator, with protein sequence MATNKLALIRYKTIDDCLRNRHRKWTLDDLIEKVADALYEYEGITNGISRRTVQADIQLMRSDKLGYNAPIVVTDRKFYSYSDREYSISNSPVTTADMDKMKEVVDVLKHLNGFSYFDEMSDLIARLENSLHKTGKTERSTIQLEGNKLLRGLDWIPVIHRAIRQKIPLLIGYQSFKSQYPTESVYYPYLLKEYRNRWFMICKPRKGKMLLTLALDRMKEIQEMAKDGFVEYDGVDFERYYSDVIGVTKTEKDRGQRIILEVDAYNADYVLTKPIHSSQQLLDRKENGSILIRLDVVLNFELEREILGFGECIKVLSPRNLQTRIARRINKMNELYNPTDKS encoded by the coding sequence ATGGCAACTAATAAGCTCGCCCTGATACGCTATAAAACGATTGATGATTGCCTCCGAAACAGGCACCGAAAATGGACATTGGATGATCTTATCGAAAAAGTAGCCGATGCTCTGTACGAGTATGAAGGAATTACAAACGGGATTTCCAGACGGACTGTACAGGCGGATATTCAACTTATGCGAAGCGATAAGCTGGGATATAATGCACCGATTGTAGTTACAGACCGCAAGTTTTACAGTTATTCGGATCGGGAATACAGCATCAGCAATTCTCCTGTGACAACTGCCGATATGGACAAAATGAAAGAAGTCGTTGATGTACTGAAACACCTTAATGGCTTTTCTTATTTTGATGAAATGAGCGATTTGATTGCCCGGTTGGAAAATAGTCTTCATAAAACCGGCAAAACGGAAAGAAGTACCATACAGCTGGAAGGAAATAAATTGCTGCGGGGGCTGGACTGGATTCCTGTTATCCATCGGGCTATACGACAGAAGATCCCTTTATTGATCGGTTATCAATCCTTTAAGTCTCAATATCCTACAGAAAGCGTCTACTATCCGTATTTGCTGAAGGAATATCGTAACCGTTGGTTTATGATATGTAAACCCCGGAAAGGAAAGATGTTACTGACACTGGCACTCGATCGTATGAAAGAGATACAAGAAATGGCAAAGGATGGTTTTGTGGAATACGATGGGGTGGATTTTGAAAGATACTATTCTGATGTCATTGGTGTCACTAAGACGGAGAAAGACAGGGGACAGCGGATCATCCTGGAAGTGGACGCTTACAATGCAGATTATGTACTGACCAAACCCATACATAGTTCTCAGCAGTTGCTGGATCGTAAAGAAAACGGGAGTATATTGATTCGTCTGGATGTGGTGCTCAATTTTGAGCTGGAACGCGAAATCCTGGGTTTCGGCGAATGCATTAAAGTGCTTTCTCCCCGTAATCTGCAGACCCGGATTGCGAGGAGGATAAACAAAATGAATGAACTTTATAATCCAACAGATAAGAGTTAG
- the rlmF gene encoding 23S rRNA (adenine(1618)-N(6))-methyltransferase RlmF encodes MKPSPKEIKKTLHSRNKHISGYDFQRLTKKNPNLSGFLITNPAGQVTIDFADPKAVFELNKTLLLLHYDLQHWEIGKNSLCPPIPGRADYIHYVADLLAKDHNGNIPRGPQVKVLDIGTGSSLIYPIIGHQEYKWSFVGTDIDAQSLHHAYMNSSKNEALKKSIVLREQKDKAHVFAGVILPGEKYDLVLCNPPFYGSREENWKSTTRKFQNVNKNKEALPVQNFGGNANELWYEGGEKAFIRTMIYESMDYQAQLGWCTTLVANKDNLKPLVAVLEFKKAKDIEIIKMEQGNKISRILAWRWS; translated from the coding sequence ATGAAACCGTCCCCAAAAGAAATAAAAAAGACCCTTCATTCGCGTAATAAACATATTTCGGGTTACGATTTTCAGCGTTTAACGAAAAAAAATCCGAACCTGAGCGGATTCTTAATCACAAACCCTGCAGGGCAGGTCACTATTGATTTCGCCGATCCAAAGGCCGTATTTGAACTTAACAAGACATTATTGCTTTTACATTACGATCTGCAACATTGGGAAATTGGTAAAAACAGTCTATGTCCGCCAATTCCGGGCAGGGCGGATTATATACATTATGTCGCTGATTTACTGGCGAAAGACCACAATGGAAATATTCCCCGTGGCCCGCAGGTAAAAGTGCTGGACATAGGAACAGGAAGCAGTCTGATCTATCCGATCATCGGACATCAGGAATATAAATGGTCATTTGTAGGTACAGATATTGATGCGCAGTCTCTGCATCATGCTTATATGAACAGCTCCAAAAACGAAGCATTGAAAAAATCAATCGTTTTGAGAGAACAGAAAGATAAGGCACATGTATTTGCAGGTGTGATATTACCGGGTGAAAAATATGATCTGGTGCTCTGCAACCCTCCCTTTTATGGTTCACGGGAAGAGAACTGGAAAAGTACAACCAGGAAATTTCAGAATGTCAATAAGAATAAAGAAGCTCTTCCGGTTCAGAATTTTGGAGGTAATGCCAACGAACTTTGGTATGAAGGCGGGGAAAAAGCTTTTATCCGTACGATGATCTATGAAAGTATGGATTACCAGGCACAACTGGGCTGGTGTACAACATTAGTCGCAAACAAAGACAACCTGAAGCCTTTAGTTGCTGTTCTCGAATTTAAGAAAGCAAAAGATATCGAAATCATCAAAATGGAACAAGGCAATAAGATAAGCCGGATTCTGGCCTGGAGATGGTCCTAA